In Neisseria brasiliensis, the following proteins share a genomic window:
- the secA gene encoding preprotein translocase subunit SecA, giving the protein MLTNIAKKIFGSRNDRLLKQYRKSVAKINALEADMQALSDEALQGKTAEFKQRLADGATLDDILVEAFAVCREASRRVLGMRHFDVQLIGGMVLHNGKIAEMRTGEGKTLVATLAVYLNALSGKGVHVVTVNDYLAARDAGIMEPLYNFLGLSVGVIVSDMEPFYRQTAYGSDITYGTNNEFGFDYLRDNMVTDQYDKVQRDLNFAVVDEVDSILIDEARTPLIISGQADDNVQLYQVMDSVPAHLIRQETEDGEGDYWVDEKAHQVILSEAGHEHAEQILTQMGLLAENDSLYSAGNIALMHHLMAALRAHTLFHLDQHYVIQDDEIVIVDEFTGRLMAGRRWSEGLHQAVEAKEGVEIKRENQTLASITFQNYFRLYTKLSGMTGTADTEAFEFQSIYGLETVIIPTNRPIQRKDFNDQIFRSTDEKFEAVVKDIQECYNKGQPVLVGTTSIENSELVSRMLTEAGLPHNVLNAKEHEREALIVAQAGKVGAITVATNMAGRGTDIVLGGNLKHQTDAIQADESLSDEDKAAQIAALENGWQAEHDQVVAAGGLHIIGTERHESRRIDNQLRGRAGRQGDPGSSRFYLSFEDPLLRLFALDRAAAILNRLAPERGVAIEHGMLTRQIEGAQRKVEGRNFDMRKQVLEYDDVANDQRKVIYHQRNEILTNKDVTDLTKDIRAEVISDLVDAHMPPDTMEEQWDLPTLQSKLLADFRLNADIAGWLQADNTLDGQDVKERLIDHIETEYAEKVELVGKQQMADFERNVMLQVIDNQWREHLAAMDYLRQGIHLRSYAQKNPKQEYKREAFAMFENLWSGIKHNIASLLTSVQIERNDTPAEDFSAQQITDMQEMHSDAPDIEELLGESKSDLAAGAFNPAGNDFSPEALAAKGQIIHRNDPCPCGSGLKYKQCHGKLS; this is encoded by the coding sequence ATGCTGACAAACATTGCAAAGAAAATCTTCGGCAGCCGCAACGACCGCTTGCTGAAACAATACCGTAAATCCGTTGCGAAAATCAATGCCCTTGAAGCTGACATGCAGGCTTTGAGCGATGAGGCATTACAAGGGAAAACCGCAGAATTCAAACAACGCTTGGCCGATGGCGCGACTTTAGACGACATCTTGGTCGAAGCGTTTGCCGTCTGCCGCGAAGCCAGCCGCCGTGTCTTGGGCATGCGCCACTTTGACGTGCAGCTCATCGGCGGTATGGTGCTGCACAACGGCAAAATCGCCGAAATGCGTACCGGCGAGGGTAAAACCTTGGTCGCCACGCTGGCCGTTTACCTCAATGCTCTGTCCGGCAAAGGCGTTCACGTCGTGACTGTCAACGATTACTTGGCCGCACGCGACGCGGGCATTATGGAGCCTTTGTATAACTTCTTAGGCTTAAGCGTGGGCGTGATTGTGTCCGACATGGAGCCTTTCTACCGCCAAACCGCTTACGGATCCGACATCACCTACGGCACCAACAACGAATTCGGTTTCGACTACCTGCGCGACAATATGGTTACCGACCAATACGACAAAGTTCAGCGCGATTTGAATTTTGCCGTGGTCGATGAAGTCGATTCCATTTTGATTGACGAAGCGCGTACCCCGCTGATTATTTCCGGCCAAGCCGACGACAATGTGCAGCTTTATCAAGTGATGGACAGCGTTCCGGCGCACTTAATCCGCCAAGAAACCGAAGACGGCGAAGGCGATTACTGGGTCGATGAAAAAGCGCACCAAGTAATTTTGAGCGAAGCAGGTCACGAACACGCCGAGCAGATCCTCACCCAAATGGGCTTACTGGCCGAAAACGACTCGCTCTACTCTGCCGGCAACATCGCGCTGATGCACCACCTGATGGCCGCATTACGCGCGCATACTTTGTTCCACTTGGATCAGCATTATGTGATTCAAGACGACGAAATCGTGATTGTCGATGAATTCACAGGCCGTCTGATGGCCGGCCGCCGCTGGTCTGAAGGCTTGCACCAAGCCGTTGAAGCCAAAGAAGGTGTGGAAATCAAGCGCGAAAACCAAACGCTAGCATCCATCACCTTCCAAAACTATTTCCGTCTGTACACCAAATTATCGGGCATGACCGGTACCGCCGATACCGAAGCATTTGAATTCCAAAGCATTTACGGCTTGGAAACGGTGATTATTCCGACCAACCGCCCGATTCAGCGTAAAGACTTCAACGACCAGATTTTCCGTTCGACCGACGAAAAATTTGAAGCCGTGGTCAAAGACATTCAAGAATGCTACAACAAAGGCCAACCGGTCTTGGTCGGCACCACCAGCATTGAAAATTCCGAATTGGTGTCGCGCATGCTGACCGAAGCCGGTCTGCCGCACAATGTCTTGAACGCCAAAGAACACGAACGCGAAGCCTTAATCGTGGCGCAAGCCGGTAAAGTGGGGGCGATTACTGTAGCCACCAACATGGCCGGCCGCGGTACCGACATCGTGTTGGGCGGCAACTTGAAACACCAAACCGATGCCATCCAAGCCGACGAAAGCTTGAGCGATGAAGACAAAGCCGCACAAATCGCCGCTTTGGAAAACGGCTGGCAAGCCGAGCATGACCAAGTGGTTGCTGCGGGCGGTTTGCACATTATCGGCACCGAGCGCCACGAAAGCCGCCGTATCGACAACCAGTTGCGTGGTCGTGCTGGCCGTCAAGGCGACCCGGGTTCGAGCCGTTTCTACTTGTCGTTTGAAGACCCATTATTGCGCCTGTTCGCGCTTGACCGCGCCGCCGCCATTCTCAACCGCTTGGCACCGGAACGTGGCGTTGCTATCGAACACGGCATGCTGACCCGCCAAATCGAAGGCGCACAACGCAAAGTCGAAGGCCGCAACTTCGACATGCGTAAACAAGTTTTGGAATACGATGACGTGGCCAATGACCAGCGTAAAGTGATTTACCACCAACGCAACGAAATCCTGACCAACAAAGACGTTACCGACTTAACCAAAGACATCCGCGCCGAAGTCATCAGCGATTTGGTCGATGCCCACATGCCGCCGGATACTATGGAAGAGCAATGGGATTTGCCGACGCTGCAAAGCAAATTGCTGGCCGATTTCCGCCTGAATGCCGACATCGCCGGCTGGTTGCAAGCCGACAACACCTTAGACGGCCAAGATGTGAAAGAGCGTTTGATTGACCACATCGAAACCGAATACGCGGAAAAAGTCGAATTGGTCGGCAAACAGCAAATGGCCGACTTTGAGCGCAATGTTATGCTGCAAGTCATCGACAACCAATGGCGAGAACACTTGGCGGCGATGGATTACCTGCGCCAAGGCATTCACTTGCGCAGCTACGCGCAAAAAAATCCGAAGCAAGAATACAAACGCGAAGCTTTTGCTATGTTTGAAAACCTGTGGAGCGGCATCAAGCACAACATTGCGTCGCTGCTGACTTCGGTGCAAATCGAGCGCAATGATACCCCTGCCGAAGACTTTTCTGCCCAACAAA
- a CDS encoding hemerythrin domain-containing protein gives MNPFNTQSVTFAEPIDMLYACHDKVRRFCSQVKMLPEYIAENGRNDVVLQATRQISQYFNVAAPLHHEDEEENFFPLLLQYAPQAQESIDELLRQHESLHANWSAVAEEFARLEEDADYPLNTDVLQRFTAGYDVHLDIEEPLFEMGKTFIPKEKLTEIGEIMAARRRK, from the coding sequence ATGAATCCCTTCAACACCCAAAGTGTGACCTTTGCCGAACCCATCGACATGCTCTATGCCTGCCACGACAAAGTGCGCCGTTTTTGCAGCCAAGTAAAAATGCTGCCCGAATATATTGCTGAAAACGGCCGCAATGATGTGGTGCTGCAGGCGACGCGCCAAATCAGTCAATATTTCAACGTGGCCGCGCCGTTGCATCATGAAGACGAAGAAGAAAATTTCTTTCCGTTGCTGTTGCAATACGCCCCACAAGCGCAGGAAAGCATTGACGAATTATTGCGCCAACACGAAAGCCTGCATGCCAACTGGTCGGCAGTGGCAGAGGAGTTTGCCCGCTTGGAAGAAGATGCGGATTATCCGTTAAACACCGACGTATTGCAGCGCTTTACCGCCGGATACGATGTGCATTTGGATATTGAAGAACCCTTATTTGAAATGGGCAAAACCTTTATCCCGAAAGAAAAGCTGACCGAAATCGGCGAGATTATGGCGGCGAGAAGACGCAAATAA
- the dapE gene encoding succinyl-diaminopimelate desuccinylase, with translation MTETQSLDLAKQLIARPSVTPDDQNCQQLLAERLQKIGFTIEEMNFGDTKNIWARRGTTAPVLCFAGHTDVVPTGPLEKWDSPPFEPTEREGRLYGRGAADMKTSIACFVTACERFVAEHPDHQGSIALLITSDEEGDAHDGTTKVVDILKARGELIDYCIVGEPTATKVLGDMLKNGRRGSLSGNLTVKGKQGHIAYPHLAVNPVHTFAPALLALTKEVWDEGNDYFPPTSFQISNINGGTGATNVIPGELNVKFNFRFSTESTEENLKQRVHDILDHCGVQYDLAWSCSGQPFLTQAGRLTDVARATIQQICGVEAELSTSGGTSDGRFIKAIAAELIELGPSNATIHQLNENVLLDDIPKLSAIYEGMMAELLR, from the coding sequence ATGACTGAAACCCAATCCCTAGACCTTGCCAAGCAACTCATTGCCCGTCCGTCTGTCACTCCCGATGACCAAAATTGCCAGCAGCTTTTGGCCGAACGCCTGCAAAAAATTGGTTTTACCATTGAAGAAATGAATTTCGGCGACACCAAAAACATCTGGGCGCGCCGCGGTACCACTGCGCCGGTGTTGTGTTTTGCCGGACACACCGATGTGGTGCCGACCGGTCCTTTGGAAAAATGGGATTCGCCGCCGTTTGAACCGACCGAGCGCGAAGGGCGTTTATATGGGCGCGGTGCGGCTGATATGAAAACCAGCATTGCCTGTTTCGTCACCGCTTGCGAGCGATTTGTGGCCGAGCATCCCGACCATCAAGGCAGCATTGCGCTGCTGATTACTTCCGATGAAGAAGGTGACGCGCACGATGGCACTACTAAGGTTGTGGACATATTGAAAGCCCGAGGCGAGTTGATTGATTATTGTATTGTCGGAGAACCGACCGCGACGAAAGTATTGGGCGATATGCTGAAAAACGGCCGTCGCGGCTCGCTTTCGGGCAATTTGACCGTTAAAGGCAAACAAGGCCACATCGCTTATCCGCATTTGGCGGTGAATCCCGTGCACACCTTTGCCCCGGCCTTGCTCGCGCTCACAAAAGAAGTATGGGACGAGGGCAACGATTATTTCCCACCGACCAGCTTCCAGATTTCCAACATCAACGGCGGTACCGGCGCCACCAACGTGATTCCGGGCGAACTCAACGTCAAATTCAATTTCCGTTTTTCGACCGAGTCCACCGAAGAGAACCTGAAACAGCGTGTGCACGATATTCTCGACCATTGCGGCGTGCAGTACGATTTAGCATGGTCTTGTTCCGGCCAGCCGTTCCTAACCCAAGCCGGCCGCTTAACCGACGTGGCACGCGCTACGATTCAGCAAATCTGCGGCGTGGAAGCCGAATTGTCCACCAGCGGCGGCACTTCAGACGGCCGTTTCATCAAAGCCATTGCGGCTGAATTGATTGAATTGGGTCCGAGCAACGCCACCATTCATCAGCTTAATGAAAATGTGTTGTTGGACGATATTCCGAAATTATCCGCGATTTATGAAGGCATGATGGCGGAATTGTTGAGATAA
- the argF gene encoding ornithine carbamoyltransferase — protein MNLKNRHFLKLLDFSQDEILHYLKLAAELKAAKKAGKEVQQMKGKNIALIFEKTSTRTRCAFEVAARDQGAGVTYLEPTGSQIGHKESIKDTARVLGRMYDGIEYRGFGQEIVEELAKYAGVPVFNGLTNEFHPTQMLADALTMQEHSDKPLHQVAYAYVGDARYNMANSLLILGAKLGMDVRIGAPKALWPSEDIVAQAKAVAAETGAKILLTENAKEAVNGVDFIHTDVWVSMGEPKEVWQERIDLLKAYRVTPELMAASGNAQVKFMHCLPAFHNRETTVGEWIYETFGLNGVEVTEDVFESEASIVFDQAENRMHTIKAVMVAALGE, from the coding sequence ATGAATCTCAAAAACCGCCATTTTTTAAAGCTGCTCGATTTCAGCCAAGATGAAATCCTGCATTATTTGAAGCTTGCCGCCGAACTCAAAGCCGCCAAAAAAGCAGGCAAAGAAGTGCAGCAGATGAAAGGCAAAAACATTGCGCTGATTTTTGAAAAAACATCCACCCGCACACGTTGCGCTTTTGAAGTAGCGGCGCGCGATCAAGGCGCGGGCGTGACCTATCTCGAGCCGACCGGCAGTCAAATCGGCCATAAAGAAAGCATCAAAGATACTGCGCGCGTGTTGGGTCGCATGTATGACGGCATTGAATACCGCGGTTTCGGGCAGGAAATTGTCGAAGAATTGGCCAAATACGCCGGCGTACCCGTGTTCAACGGCTTGACCAACGAATTCCACCCGACACAAATGCTGGCCGATGCGCTGACCATGCAGGAACACAGCGACAAACCGCTTCATCAAGTGGCTTATGCTTATGTCGGTGACGCGCGTTACAACATGGCCAATTCATTGTTGATTCTGGGCGCGAAACTCGGCATGGACGTGCGCATCGGTGCACCAAAAGCCTTGTGGCCGTCTGAAGACATCGTGGCGCAAGCCAAAGCCGTGGCAGCGGAAACCGGTGCGAAAATCTTGCTGACCGAAAACGCCAAAGAAGCCGTCAACGGCGTGGATTTTATCCACACCGACGTATGGGTGAGCATGGGCGAGCCGAAAGAAGTGTGGCAGGAGCGCATCGATTTGCTCAAAGCCTACCGCGTCACGCCTGAGCTGATGGCCGCTTCAGGCAATGCACAAGTGAAATTCATGCACTGTCTGCCTGCTTTCCACAACCGTGAAACCACCGTCGGCGAATGGATTTATGAAACTTTCGGCCTTAACGGCGTGGAAGTAACCGAAGACGTGTTCGAAAGCGAAGCCAGTATTGTGTTTGACCAAGCGGAAAACCGCATGCACACGATTAAAGCAGTGATGG
- the azu gene encoding azurin — MKAYLALISAAVIGLAACSQEPAAPAAPASEPAPAAEASAPAEAAPAEAAPASEAAAPAADAAAAGNCEVVVESNDAMQFNTKDIQVSKACSEFTITLKHVGTQPKASMGHNLVITKAEDQDGVFKDGVAAGPDAEYVKAGDERIVAHTKLIGGGEEDTIKIDPAKLADGNYKFACTFPGHGALMNGTITLVD; from the coding sequence ATGAAAGCTTATTTGGCTCTGATTTCTGCCGCTGTTATCGGTTTGGCGGCCTGCTCACAAGAACCTGCTGCTCCGGCTGCCCCTGCTAGCGAGCCTGCGCCTGCTGCCGAAGCCTCTGCCCCTGCAGAAGCCGCACCTGCTGAAGCTGCTCCGGCTTCTGAAGCGGCTGCCCCAGCTGCCGACGCTGCTGCTGCCGGTAACTGTGAAGTCGTGGTTGAATCAAACGACGCTATGCAGTTCAACACCAAAGATATCCAAGTTAGCAAAGCATGTTCTGAATTCACCATCACATTGAAACATGTTGGTACTCAGCCTAAAGCCAGCATGGGTCACAACTTGGTGATCACCAAAGCTGAAGACCAAGACGGCGTATTCAAAGACGGCGTGGCTGCAGGTCCTGATGCTGAATATGTAAAAGCTGGTGATGAGCGTATCGTAGCACACACCAAATTAATCGGTGGCGGTGAGGAAGACACCATCAAAATCGACCCTGCTAAATTGGCAGACGGCAACTACAAATTTGCTTGTACCTTCCCAGGCCACGGTGCTTTGATGAACGGTACCATCACTTTGGTTGACTAG
- a CDS encoding DciA family protein has product MNLEQLGKRDRHLQALLQQAQQWHRLDQEVKNILPANLRAHFQTACVENGKLVLLAANNMASSRLKMILPSLLPQLKLLHADIADVQVRVLPKPPKPERKNTLQLSDVALQSFEDTAAKLQEQHPKLAERLEQLAKKHYRQR; this is encoded by the coding sequence ATGAATTTAGAACAATTGGGCAAACGCGACCGGCATTTGCAGGCATTGTTGCAACAAGCGCAACAGTGGCATAGGTTGGATCAGGAAGTGAAAAATATCCTGCCCGCCAACTTGCGCGCGCATTTTCAGACGGCCTGTGTTGAAAATGGCAAACTGGTTTTGCTGGCGGCCAATAATATGGCTTCTTCGCGCCTGAAAATGATTTTGCCCTCGCTGCTGCCGCAATTGAAGCTGTTGCACGCAGATATTGCCGATGTGCAAGTAAGAGTATTGCCCAAACCGCCCAAGCCCGAGCGTAAAAATACATTGCAATTAAGCGATGTGGCTTTGCAGAGTTTTGAAGACACCGCTGCTAAACTGCAGGAACAGCATCCAAAATTGGCCGAACGCTTAGAACAGTTGGCTAAAAAGCATTATCGACAAAGATAA
- a CDS encoding HI_0552 family protein: protein MLTPQSSELFDIPFYQFAQMKKHAPEMIEPTKAAYKHHWQIWRELIGRVADDLGEPFAPPHIERWCNGWQVRAHFFAYFKYAQYQDSAAIISVLLNRRRLTVSLDWHCYKAGVSPIALPQYNQWLDELDAQKYAAFDIWHGAEDEYADYATVADTPSENISLQHQDDFFCIGKHIERADLGKQDVQQWIVNAIEELIPLYEACFK from the coding sequence ATGCTCACCCCGCAAAGCAGCGAACTTTTCGACATTCCCTTTTATCAGTTTGCCCAAATGAAAAAACACGCGCCGGAAATGATTGAGCCGACCAAAGCCGCGTATAAACACCATTGGCAGATTTGGCGCGAACTTATCGGGCGCGTGGCCGATGATTTGGGCGAACCCTTCGCACCGCCACACATCGAGCGCTGGTGTAACGGCTGGCAGGTGCGCGCGCACTTTTTCGCCTATTTCAAATACGCGCAATACCAAGATTCCGCCGCGATTATTTCCGTGTTGCTCAACCGCCGCCGCCTTACCGTCAGCCTCGATTGGCATTGCTACAAAGCCGGCGTGTCGCCCATTGCTTTGCCGCAGTACAACCAATGGCTGGACGAATTAGACGCGCAAAAATACGCTGCTTTCGATATTTGGCACGGTGCAGAAGACGAATACGCCGATTACGCCACCGTGGCCGACACGCCGTCTGAAAACATCAGCCTGCAGCATCAAGATGATTTTTTCTGCATCGGCAAACACATTGAGCGCGCGGATTTGGGCAAGCAAGATGTGCAGCAATGGATTGTGAATGCGATAGAAGAATTGATTCCGTTGTATGAAGCCTGTTTTAAATAA